One genomic window of Elaeis guineensis isolate ETL-2024a chromosome 2, EG11, whole genome shotgun sequence includes the following:
- the LOC105034486 gene encoding mediator of RNA polymerase II transcription subunit 32, translated as MDGTVDELTSAYDELIAATAGVLEARAASGGQKTAEIDAALVAFRERWETFQAVCDRAEDMVERARHRIGSELLVDEATGAASPAPASGVPPINASRLEQTSKAVRWLVLELQRGAGSATPSAATPAPAAATPSSSSVAPSDARFSEGPIR; from the coding sequence ATGGACGGCACCGTCGACGAGCTAACCAGTGCCTACGATGAGCTCATCGCGGCGACGGCGGGCGTCCTGGAGGCGAGGGCCGCGTCCGGGGGGCAGAAGACGGCGGAGATCGACGCCGCCCTGGTGGCCTTCAGGGAGCGGTGGGAGACCTTCCAGGCGGTTTGCGACCGCGCGGAGGATATGGTGGAGCGGGCGCGCCACCGCATCGGGTCGGAGTTGCTGGTCGACGAGGCCACCGGCGCCGCCTCCCCGGCGCCCGCCAGCGGGGTACCCCCGATCAACGCCTCCCGCCTCGAGCAGACGAGCAAGGCCGTCCGCTGGCTTGTCCTCGAGCTCCAGCGCGGTGCCGGGTCCGCTACCCCCTCCGCTGCTACCCCGGCTCCCGCCGCCGCTactccttcctcctcctctgtggcACCCTCTGACGCCAGGTTTTCCGAAGGTCCGATCCGCTAG